In Rutidosis leptorrhynchoides isolate AG116_Rl617_1_P2 chromosome 2, CSIRO_AGI_Rlap_v1, whole genome shotgun sequence, one genomic interval encodes:
- the LOC139893431 gene encoding uncharacterized protein — MIKSNHKPHQFISFFNSITKSFATSPLISPSFSTVSPCEQSDHKSLCFSLAENLINRGLLSSARRVIQRLVLQSPTAVDDIAVVNFAVSRGLQLDLSTYSAIICRLVNAGEVKVAESLYIDRVLKQGLNPDASLLGSMTICFSKLGKLNEENDHLLKLVRLNSNSGGRVLSEFLREVFAQNRFFDVYDYFVRISDAGIQLDVSCYKMLIAGLSSRGHVDEALQVFDKMLERGVPPVSHLYKSLVFGFCKMDRVEEAELLSVEMESYGFYVDKVMYTSLINGYCKNRKVKMGMRLFYKMLKMGCQPDTYTYNTLLQGFVRSGLFDNVWVLHTHLIEIGLEPDVLTYQVMINKYCKDNKVDSALALLNSMCDRDLLPNVHCYTPIIVALYKGNRMELDEVYQNMLDSGIIPDQVLLFTLIKECPKGDELFLTLKILHAIAKHGCGIDPTTSNAFWPSMNIQYESDHILGRIMENSPNLVNMAYSIYIVALCLGGNSDDALRSMVFMITLGFQPLLSAYNSLIKCFCQEGFVEHAIALVELMEGMGTVPNSTTFLVMVNEHCKRGDITSALDVLRLMDVKKVNYSAAIYDCIIGCMNREKRVFDAHVMFKKMLENGVDPDELLYVRMINVYSKNGQAIEANRLFNRMMKVGMQPNANAYTSLISGFIKKNMVEKGVKYLINMFKDGYLPDKVLYTSIIDQFLSKGEVEFAFRLISLMQRSDIECDKITYITLLSGMCRNIQRYNGKNHDTHIKSLKERELLYNLLHQSSLLPKENGVKISITTREDLELVAMKLIRGIKESEYMPNLYLYNGILSGFCRMGKFEQAYDQLDIMEKQGVGPNQVTFTILINGHIHVGEIDIAVQLFNKMNGDGCVPDRIVYNNLIKGLCKNNRLVDALSLSHAMGKRGFAPSKIAYEYMLISLCASRLISEALSICKDMVAHNYLPCQYNRNWLLHMLHEENKLHEAQLVRNLMLKGKKFPNPMRQRVLMGS; from the coding sequence ATGATTAAAAGCAACCATAAACCTCATCAATTCATATCCTTCTTCAACTCTATAACCAAATCATTCGCTACCAGCCCCTTAATTTCACCTTCATTTTCAACTGTTTCCCCGTGTGAACAATCAGACCATAAATCCTTGTGTTTTTCCCTAGCTGAAAACCTAATTAATCGCGGACTTTTATCATCTGCTCGACGAGTCATTCAACGTCTTGTTTTGCAGTCCCCTACCGCCGTTGACGATATTGCAGTTGTTAATTTTGCTGTTTCTCGAGGTCTTCAACTTGATTTGTCCACTTACTCTGCCATAATTTGTAGACTTGTGAATGCAGGTGAAGTTAAGGTGGCTGAAAGTTTGTATATTGATAGGGTATTAAAACAGGGGCTTAACCCTGATGCATCATTATTAGGTTCTATGACGATTTGTTTTAGTAAATTGGGGAAATTAAACGAGGAAAATGACCATTTACTGAAGCTTGTTAGGTTAAATTCGAATTCCGGTGGAAGAGTTTTATCCGAATTTCTTCGGGAGGTGTTCGCACAAAATAGATTCTTTGATGTGTATGATTACTTTGTTAGGATTAGTGATGCTGGGATTCAACTTGATGTTTCGTGTTATAAGATGTTGATTGCTGGGTTGTCGTCTAGAGGGCATGTTGATGAAGCCCtccaagtgtttgataaaatgcttGAGAGAGGTGTGCCACCTGTATCTCATTTGTACAAGTCACTTGTTTTTGGTTTTTGTAAGATGGATAGAGTTGAAGAAGCTGAGCTGTTGAGTGTGGAGATGGAATCGTACGGATTTTATGTCGATAAGGTTATGTATACGAGTCTAATTAATGGTTACTGTAAGAATAGGAAAGTGAAAATGGGGATGAGGTTGTTTTATAAGATGCTTAAGATGGGTTGTCAGCCAGATACTTATACTTACAATACGTTGCTACAAGGGTTCGTTAGATCAGGATTATTTGATAATGTGTGGGTTTTACACACACACTTGATTGAAATCGGACTTGAACCTGACGTGTTGACTTACCAGGTTATGATTAATAAGTACTGTAAGGATAATAAAGTTGATAGTGCTTTAGCGTTGCTGAATAGCATGTGTGACAGGGACCTATTACCCAATGTGCATTGTTACACGCCCATTATCGTTGCTCTTTACAAAGGAAACAGAATGGAGCTTGATGAGGTATACCAGAATATGCTAGATTCTGGAATAATTCCTGATCAAGTGTTGTTGTTTACACTGATTAAGGAGTGCCCAAAAGGGGACGAGCTTTTTCTTACTCTGAAGATTTTACATGCAATCGCTAAACACGGATGTGGGATTGACCCTACTACATCTAATGCTTTTTGGCCTTCCATGAACATTCAATATGAAAGTGACCATATTTTAGGCAGAATAATGGAAAACAGCCCTAATTTAGTTAATATGGCTTATAGCATATACATTGTTGCGTTGTGCCTCGGAGGAAATAGTGATGATGCATTGCGTTCTATGGTTTTCATGATTACTCTTGGATTTCAGCCTTTGTTATCAGCTTATAATTCTTTGATTAAGTGCTTTTGCCAAGAGGGATTTGTTGAACATGCTATTGCTTTAGTTGAATTAATGGAGGGCATGGGTACGGTTCCAAATTCAACAACTTTTTTAGTTATGGTTAATGAACATTGTAAGCGTGGTGACATAACATCTGCCCTTGATGTTCTTCGACTAATGGATGTTAAGAAAGTGAATTATAGTGCTGCTATATATGATTGCATTATTGGTTGTATGAATAGAGAAAAAAGAGTGTTTGATGCACATGTAATGTTCAAAAAGATGCTTGAAAATGGTGTTGATCCTGATGAGTTACTGTATGTTAGAATGATAAATGTATATTCCAAGAATGGGCAAGCAATTGAAGCTAATCGATTATTTAACCGAATGATGAAGGTTGGTATGCAACCAAATGCAAATGCTTACACATCACTAATTAGTGGATTCATAAAGAAAAATATGGTGGAGAAGGGTGTTAAGTATCTTATAAATATGTTTAAGGATGGTTATTTGCCAGATAAAGTTTTGTATACCTCCATTATTGATCAATTTTTAAGTAAAGGGGAGGTTGAATTTGCATTTAGACTAATTTCTTTAATGCAAAGAAGTGATATCGAGTGTGATAAAATAACTTACATCACCTTGCTCAGTGGCATGTGTAGGAATATTCAACGTTACAATGGAAAAAATCATGACACACATATAAAGTCTTTAAAGGAAAGGGAATTATTGTATAATCTACTTCATCAGAGCTCATTGTTGCCTAAGGAGAACGGTGTTAAAATTTCCATAACAACTCGTGAAGATCTCGAGTTAGTAGCAATGAAATTAATAAGAGGCATTAAGGAATCTGAGTATATGCCTAATTTATATTTGTACAATGGGATTTTATCTGGATTTTGCCGGATGGGCAAGTTTGAACAAGCGTATGACCAACTTGATATAATGGAAAAACAGGGTGTGGGTCCCAATCAGGTAACGTTTACCATTTTAATTAACGGGCATATTCATGTTGGTGAAATTGATATTGCTGttcagttgtttaacaaaatgaaTGGCGATGGGTGCGTTCCAGATAGgattgtatataataatttgataaaggGATTGTGTAAGAACAATAGGTTGGTTGATGCTTTATCTCTTTCACATGCAATGGGTAAACGAGGGTTTGCTCCGAGCAAAATTGCTTATGAATATATGCTAATTAGTCTTTGTGCTTCTCGTTTGATTAGTGAAGCGTTGAGTATATGTAAAGATATGGTTGCTCATAATTATTTACCATGTCAATACAATCGTAACTGGTTGCTTCACATGTTACATGAAGAAAACAAATTGCATGAAGCTCAACTGGTACGTAATTTGATGTTAAAGGGAAAAAAGTTCCCGAATCCGATGAGACAAAGGGTTTTGATGGGGTCATGA